A stretch of Capricornis sumatraensis isolate serow.1 chromosome 10, serow.2, whole genome shotgun sequence DNA encodes these proteins:
- the MKRN2OS gene encoding MKRN2 opposite strand protein isoform X1 → MQWPEAGKLIIKFNHCQKCVYSFGLPRRCPLCGQDVGSRRLQEAPVSISEPFTDGHREKCSFLLRPTRGTFLREYDGRSDLHVGITNTGGVVYNYTVHGVQRDEVGWEQSVSVPLLRPGLFGLLDQWDKYLEDFSATGAWLPHRYEEDHHNCYSYALAFINCVLATEGEEQLDRDEFTEKFVVPRTRKASKYITLYRAIEEQGFYVTDPPSPQTGPHPGSGLC, encoded by the exons ATGCAGTGGCCAGAGGCCGGGAAGCTTATCATCAAGTTCAACCACTGTCAGAAGTGCGTCTACAGCTTCGGGCTGCCAAGGCGCTGCCCCCTCTGCGGGCAGGACGTGGGCTCCAGGAGGCTGCAGGAAGCGCCCGTCAGCATCTCTGAGCCGTTTACCGACGGCCATCGAGAAAAGTGCTCCTTCCTCCTCAGGCCGACTCGAGGGACGTTTCTCAG GGAGTACGACGGAAGGTCTGATCTTCACGTGGGAATAACCAACACGGGTG GAGTCGTGTATAACTACACGGTACATGGTGTCCAGCGAGACGAGGTGGGCTGGGAGCAGAGTGTGAGCGTCCCACTCCTGCGGCCAGGCCTCTTTGGACTGCTGGACCAGTGGGACAAGTACCTGGAGGACTTCTCCGCCACGGGGGCCTGGCTGCCTCACAG GTATGAAGAGGACCACCACAACTGCTACAGCTACGCCCTCGCGTTCATTAACTGCGTCCTGGCCACAGAGGGCGAGGAGCAGCTGGACCGAGACGAGTTCACGGAGAAGTTCGTGGTCCCGAGGACGAGGAAGGCTTCCAAGTACATCACGCTCTACCGTGCGATAGAAGAGCAAGGCTTCTATGTCACCGACCCCCCTAGTCCCCAGACGGGCCCACACCCAGGAAGTGGCTTGTGCTGA
- the MKRN2OS gene encoding MKRN2 opposite strand protein isoform X2, producing MQWPEAGKLIIKFNHCQKCVYSFGLPRRCPLCGQDVGSRRLQEAPVSISEPFTDGHREKCSFLLRPTRGTFLTVHGVQRDEVGWEQSVSVPLLRPGLFGLLDQWDKYLEDFSATGAWLPHRYEEDHHNCYSYALAFINCVLATEGEEQLDRDEFTEKFVVPRTRKASKYITLYRAIEEQGFYVTDPPSPQTGPHPGSGLC from the exons ATGCAGTGGCCAGAGGCCGGGAAGCTTATCATCAAGTTCAACCACTGTCAGAAGTGCGTCTACAGCTTCGGGCTGCCAAGGCGCTGCCCCCTCTGCGGGCAGGACGTGGGCTCCAGGAGGCTGCAGGAAGCGCCCGTCAGCATCTCTGAGCCGTTTACCGACGGCCATCGAGAAAAGTGCTCCTTCCTCCTCAGGCCGACTCGAGGGACGTTTCT CACGGTACATGGTGTCCAGCGAGACGAGGTGGGCTGGGAGCAGAGTGTGAGCGTCCCACTCCTGCGGCCAGGCCTCTTTGGACTGCTGGACCAGTGGGACAAGTACCTGGAGGACTTCTCCGCCACGGGGGCCTGGCTGCCTCACAG GTATGAAGAGGACCACCACAACTGCTACAGCTACGCCCTCGCGTTCATTAACTGCGTCCTGGCCACAGAGGGCGAGGAGCAGCTGGACCGAGACGAGTTCACGGAGAAGTTCGTGGTCCCGAGGACGAGGAAGGCTTCCAAGTACATCACGCTCTACCGTGCGATAGAAGAGCAAGGCTTCTATGTCACCGACCCCCCTAGTCCCCAGACGGGCCCACACCCAGGAAGTGGCTTGTGCTGA